GGGGCCAAGGTTGGCTGGGGGTTTTTAGAGGGGCCAATGTAGTGGCTATCTCCTCGGCTTGTGAGGAGGGATTTGTGTTGGTATGAGCAATACAAGCCTTCTTTCCCCTAAAGACTTGTGCCTATGTGTGTGCTTGGTAGGATAGGGTCTTGGCAAGGGTTTCAGCCGAGCCAAGACGCATGCGGGGCTTGATCCGGCCTTGGCGCATGCAAGAGGCTGACTAGTGGTGGGTAGCCAACTCCACACTAGTGCCGCACACCGAAAAGAGGGAGAACTCAAGGGAAAAATTTGGTTACTCCATTCCGACCTTTTCAAGGGTGTGACACCACGGGTCTAGGGCCGGGCCGGACTTAGCTTTTAGGctaagcgggccgggccaggcacgaccCGTTCATTctgtggcccggtgggcctgggccgagccgggcccggcacggcccgatgcccatctctACCTAGAATCGACATCGGAAGAAGTTCATTTATTATAGAAGATATAATATAATTGGACATTGTAGGACACTAAAAACTTGAGGTACCTTTGGTATcatctttattttattctattttcagacagaaaaatagaaatatgtttttattttttaaaatttaaaattataaacctgttaaatataattaattatttttgaaaaatataaatatgttggtGGTAGAAGTCATGTTAGTAAGGGCAGCTGCTAGTATTGTTGCTTGCAAGAGGGATAGGGGTAATGATGGAGGTGATGACAATAGTAGTAATGGTGTGGTAGAGGCAGCAATAATTATGGTAGTGGTAATATGGTGGTCGATTGTGGGGTTATTTGTGGTATGCTGTAGGGGTGATGGCAATAGTGCGAAAAATATTGAaagtaaaaatattttacttgcatttaaaaaaataaagtattttttaaaaatataaaataaaaataaagtatttTACTTGCTGATACCTATATGTCCTCGTTTCAGAATCTGGCTTCGATTTCTTTAAATCATACCATGGACATAAAACTTTATAGCACTCACACCCACGCAAAAGTAGCAACCCACATAATACCATGCAATGTcggaaaaaagaatcaatacaGGAAACCAGGGATCGAGTTCAAATCCCAGTTCCAAAGGAATACAACAGTACGATCAAATCTAATTGGGTCGAACTTCTCATTCTCCCCCGCCCCAAATGGATAACGCTACCATGATGTAGATGAAgccgggggcggcggcggcggcggtgtcgGCGGCTCCAGGTAGTCGAACATGTCCGCTGGTAAGTCGTCAAAGAAGTCCCCTGGATGCTCGTCCACCCTCTCGATGCCATCGTGCCCAGCATCCAGGCCCAAGAACGGTAGCCCTTCAGGTGGTGGCTCCGGGCAAGCAAGTTCTTCCGGGAAGCTCGCATCCCCGAAGCCCGGCGAGAGTCCCGGGGCATCCTCCGGCAGGACTGGGAGGCCGACGAGCGGGTGCGGGAGGTGGTCGAAGGGCGGTTGCGACGGCGGTGCCGTGTCCGACAGGCACGGCTCTTTCTCCATGGCTAGTTCGAGTTCAAGCAGGGGAAGGGCCGTGTGAAGGTCGAGCGGTACCGGGCTCAATATATCCCGCATTTGAGTCATCTTTGAGGCCTCCTGGCTGCATTGGCCATCTCCCTCAAATAAAATTCGATCCAGAGAGGGATCCTGATGACAAGCCAGAAGATGAGAAAATAATGCTGGCAACAAGCACTTTAAACTGTGCTGAAAGCATTTGCAAACAATAAATGTTGTAATTTGTAAACTACCAAAGCATTGGGCAGAAAATCTGAAACCACTTCTGAGAGTTGAAGCCAGTGTCTGCCATATATAGTGGGGGGTCTTAATTGAGAGAAGCTTCACCTAGATTTCAGGaatactttctttctttatgcAAGAAGactaaaattcaaaataaaacaaGAAAACTGGGCAGTAAAATTCACCACGCTTTTGGGTATGGTAAGAGTTGAAGATGATTTATATATAAACATGTATTAGTGCATATTCAACAgataataacaaaaagaaaaaaacaaacggCGAGTAAGAATGTCAAGAGTTAAAATACCAAGGTATTTCAAGAACCTATGAATGATCAGTGAATGGTTCATAAAATAATTCATGATGGACAAATAATTCATAAAATATAGAATTGATGCTTTCATCCATGCATATTTTCTT
Above is a genomic segment from Phoenix dactylifera cultivar Barhee BC4 chromosome 2, palm_55x_up_171113_PBpolish2nd_filt_p, whole genome shotgun sequence containing:
- the LOC103698065 gene encoding probable transcription factor MYB58; translated protein: MQEAGGGITSSSKTPSNNGKEEGGGMALKKGPWMAEEDEILIEYVRKHGPRDWSSIRSKGLLPRSGKSCRLRWVNKLKPDLKTGCKFSPEEERIVIDLQARFGNKWARIATYLPGRTDNDVKNFWSTRQKRLARILRTPLPSRSNKNHGKMPVPSHQLPNLEDPSLDRILFEGDGQCSQEASKMTQMRDILSPVPLDLHTALPLLELELAMEKEPCLSDTAPPSQPPFDHLPHPLVGLPVLPEDAPGLSPGFGDASFPEELACPEPPPEGLPFLGLDAGHDGIERVDEHPGDFFDDLPADMFDYLEPPTPPPPPPPASSTSW